The genomic window CGTATGGAGTTGCTTCTATCTCTGGGACTATCCTTGCTGTCTGTTCTTGCACCGTGTTGCCGCTATTCTCTGGTATTTATAGGCGTGGGGCTGGGTTAGGTCCCGCAACTACTTTTCTATATTCTGGTCCTGCAATAAACATTATGGCAATTATCCTTACTGCAAAAGTTTTGGGTTGGGAATTGGGTGTTGCAAGGGCAGTTGGTGCTATTTTCTTCAGTATCATTATTGGGCTTCTTATGCACCTTATTTTTATAAAAGAGGAGCGTCAAAGGCAGGTTGAAAATAACTCCTTAGAGCTTGATGAAGAAGAAGAAACCAGAAGTATTAAACAAAATATAGTTTATTTGTTTACAATGGTAGGAATTCTGATATTTGCTAATTTTGCAAGACCTAATAGTAGCGATACTTTAATCTTTCGAATAATATTCACTCTCAAATGGTATATAACAGGCACGTTACTACTTTTTTTATCCTTTATACTGAGAAAATGGTTTCAAAAAAAGGAGATTAGGGAATGGGTTGATGCAACATGGATATTTGCAAAACAGATACTACCACTACTTCTTATAGGTGTTTTTGTTGCAGGATTTCTGCTTGGCAGACCAGGATATGAAGGATTTATTCCAAATAAATTTGTAGTAACTCTTGTTGGCGGAAACACTTTTTTTGCCAATTTTTTTGCTTCTCTTGTAGCAGCGTTTATGTATTTTGCCACTCTAACGGAGATACCAATATTACAAGGACTTATCGGTTCGGGTATGGGTAAAGGTCCTGCATTGGCGTTGCTTCTTGCTGGTCCTGCTCTCAGTTTGCCCAGTATGCTTGTTATAAAAAGTGTTATCGGGTGGAAGAAAACAATAGTTTATGTATCTTTGGTAGTAATAATGGCTACAATAAGTGGTTTTATCTTTGGTTTGCTATAAATCCGGGAGGCGTATAATGAAAATAGAAATTTTGGGAACAGGGTGCCCGAAGTGTAAAGCACTTCAAGCAAACGTAGAAAAAGCTGTAAAGGAACTTAAAATAGAAGCTGAAATAATAAAGGTAACCAGACTAAATGATATTATGAATTATGGTGTGATGCTCACTCCAGCCCTTGTTATTAATGGAAAGGTTAAAAATGTAGGAAAGGCGCTCACAGTGGAGGATATAAAAAAACTGATTACCTGACTCATTGATAGATAAAGTAATATTATATATTCTGAGAGATGCTATCTTATTAGACAAGTATAAAGGAAAATACAAACATATAGGTGTGTATATTTGTTAAGTTGAAACTTGATAAAAAACTATCAGACGAACTTTTAAAAATAATTGAGAACAGGGATTAAATTAAAATTTAATCTCTTACACTTTTTTGTCAGTATCTAAGAGTTTTTTCACTATTAAACTTGTGCCTATCGCTACCAAAACAACAGCAGCTTTTGTGGTCTGTTTCATAGGGGCTGAGTGGTTACCAAAGCAAGTAGAGGTAAAATCCTCGCAGTTGTTAAAAACAAAGTTATATTTACCGTTGTAATCCTTCGGATTTTTGTAAAATGTTTCAGCTTTATTGACTATCTCTTTACTATGTTTAGCGTTTCTGGGTTCAGCATGAATGAAAACTGCCTGTCCATTAGCAAATTTTGTTAAGTTTTCTTTTCTTATTTTGGTACTGCTCTGATCTAATTTATCGTCTTTAGGGTTATGGTAATGGATAACTTTACCGTCTCCAACGTAAATACCCATATGCCAGACGACACCATAAATTTTTCTTTTAATTATGCTTCCCGGAATACATTCTTCTTTTCTCATATATATATTTTACCAGAAAAACATATTTTTTCATATAAAATAATTGAAAATAAAGACGATTGCCTTGTGTAAGATTGACAGAAGTTGAGAAATGTTCTTTAATATGTATATTAAGAATAAGTTTGAGAGGAAGTTGCTTACAGCGTACCATTGATAGCTAAAAAAGTGGTTAATAATATAATAATTTAAAATTATTATTCAGAGGAGCTTAATGGATACAAAAAGTTTTGACCTCAAGCTTTGTCTAACCTGTAAAGAAAATCTAGAAAAACATCTGTTTGGAAGAGAGTTGAAACTATGCAATCTCGAGAAAACTTTCTCCTACCTAAAAACTAAAGACGCATTTTTATCCTGGCGGTTGCTTAAAAACCTTAAAACTTCAAAAGATTGGATTTTCAAAGATTTTTGGGTAATGCCTTCACGCTGGGAAATGCGTACTGACCTTAAAAAAACTGTTGGTGTTTTTTCTACCTTACCAGAAAAAGAAGTTGAAACTATCCAGATGCTTTATAAAATATTCAAAAATATTGAGGTTGTTTCAATTATTCTAAGATTGGTTGACCCAGTGAATTACGGGATTATAAGCCCACCTGTTAAATATGCTTTACAAGGTAGGTTTGATTTAGGTTGGGAGTATGCTGATGAGTACGTGAAATATTTATCTGTTTTGCGTGAATATAAGGAAAAATACGGTTTTGAACGAATCTCTGATGTTTCCGATGCTCTGTGGACTCTTGTTGAGGGGTGTCTTAGGAACAATGGTAACCAGTGTGAAAATTTACAAGAGTTTAGGAATGAATTTTTAACCATAGAAGAAAATCTTATTCTGGAAGAAGAAAGGGAAAAGGGGTTTCAAGATAAAATAGATAACCTAATCGAGGAGCAAAAGAATCTTGAGAAGATGTATGTTGTTGACATTGATAGAAGTGAAAAAGAAAAAGAAAAAATAAAAAAACAGATGGCAGAATATGAAGAGATGTTAGAATCTGCTGAATTAGAGTTGTCAGATTCTCAAAATAAAATAGATAGATTGAGAAAAAATAGAAAAGGTTTCAACGCTGATTTGATCTTTTCTTTAAAAGATTCAACAGTTGACCCAGTTGATAAATTGGTTCACGAAAAAGGTCATTACGTAGATAAGAATCAGAAATCTTTTTTGGATAAACTTACCCGTTTTAGTAAGATAAACAAGATATTCTGGAGCGAAAATATTAATGTAAAACCGCCTAATCGAGTTACTAATATAAAAGATACAGGAGAGGTAACCATAATCTATGTAGGGAGAAACAATTACGCATCTGTTATTAATGTTTTTCCTGTAGGCGACCTGCCAGATAAGACTCATGCAAAGTATTTTGCGTATCTTGTATCATCTTATATGAATATAAAAATACAAAAATTATAAATTAACGCCGTTGGTTGTTAGGTAGTTATTCTCAGTAGTTTAACATAGGAGGAAGTATGTCAAAGGATATTTTCAATAAAATTCGACTTGAAAAAGAACAAGAAGTAAGTGAATTTTTAGAATCAGCGTGGAATGCTTCTCTTATCAATAGAATTTTTAATAGCCAAGATCAAAATAAGGATGATTTTTTGTATTTGACGTCTTATTTTAAAGGATATTATCTTCCTCTTAGTACAACAGTTGGTTCTGAGATATTTTCGTTATTTTATGGTTTAGCAAAAAAGATTGGGTTTAGCGATAAAGAAGTAAAATGTTTTATTGTTAGCCATCCTGATTTAAACGCATTCTCATTATATTCGAACGATGCATCTATCCCGCATATTATTGCTTTAAATAGTAAATTGTTTGATGTGTTTAATCAAAATGAATTGGCTTTTGTGATAGCTCATGAATTGGCACACCTTTTTTATAAACATTCTTATATTGATTCTACCTATGGGTTTTTATATCCACAGGAAGGAGAGAAACGATGTCCTTTACTACTGTTTAATAGTTATTTATTTTGGCAGAAGCTTGCGGAAATATCGGCTGATAGGCTGGCTTTATTTCTAATCGGAGACCTTGAAACATCTATAAGAGCAATTGTAAAACTATCCTCGGGGTTAGCAGATAAACATCTAAAATTGAATATATCAAGTATTATTGACTTTGCAGTAGAAAATTTTAAAGATATGAATGCAAATCAAATGGAATATTTTGCAAATAAGATGAATACGGAACATCCTGCAAACCCTATGAGAATTGTGGCATTGAATAGGTTTTATAACTCTGGTGTAATGAAAAGAATATTAGAAGGAGGCAAAAATGAAGAAAGAGATTGCTTGCTTGATGGTTTAGATGAAGAGCTAACTGAGAAACTTGAAAGGTATCCTGCAAATGAAGAAGAAAGTACCCTGCTTTTTTTTGTCATTGCTGCAGGCATAATGATAATGAATGCTTGTGAAGGGTTTAGTGAGAACGGGTTTTATTATTTAAGTAATTTTGCATCTAACTACTATCTTTTTTCGATGGACTTAATACAAAATATGATGGAAGATAAAAACCTTCAAGAAACAATGGAAGAAAACGCAAAGATAATTAGAGAGAAATATCCCGAATTAAAATATCACGTAGTTGCAATTCTTGTTGAATTGATGCTAAGTGATAAAAGAATAACAGATGAAGGTGAAAAAATGTTAACTGATATAGCTTTGGAACATTTACAATTTGATCCTCGGGTTTTAAATGACATTCTTGTAGAAAAGTTAAAGTTTTTTTTCAGACCGTTTGAGGAATAGTAAAATCTTTAAAATTTGTAATGTGAAATAAAAAAACATCACAACACAGGATTTAATAAGAAGGTATTGTAGTAAAGATTTGATAGTAAGGGAGTAGGGTGGCTTGAAATCATCTAACTATTAGTGAATTTTGTTAATAGTTTTTTTCATTGTTTATCCAATTTTCTTTTGAGAGTTACTGTAATGAAGGAAACGACAAAAACTGAAATTGAGAGAATTATAGGTAATAGACATAGCGAATCACATCCTCTTCAGCGTAATAGTGCTGGTATGGAAGGGTTTTCCAGAATGGTTCCGCTTATAGATGAATTAGAGCCAGAGGAGATAAAAGAATTTCTGTTACCGTTGATAAATAGTTTGCTTGTCCGTATGCGTAGTTGCTTTTCTTGTTACGCTAAGGGATTGGCATTTGCAGAATATTTTTGTTC from bacterium includes these protein-coding regions:
- a CDS encoding lecithin retinol acyltransferase family protein, whose protein sequence is MRKEECIPGSIIKRKIYGVVWHMGIYVGDGKVIHYHNPKDDKLDQSSTKIRKENLTKFANGQAVFIHAEPRNAKHSKEIVNKAETFYKNPKDYNGKYNFVFNNCEDFTSTCFGNHSAPMKQTTKAAVVLVAIGTSLIVKKLLDTDKKV
- a CDS encoding thioredoxin family protein, with the translated sequence MKIEILGTGCPKCKALQANVEKAVKELKIEAEIIKVTRLNDIMNYGVMLTPALVINGKVKNVGKALTVEDIKKLIT
- a CDS encoding permease translates to MKTIFKEWQKFSVVILIFVFFYFFPLSLLSFRNPLFEAFALLQEYAKKHVLLCLVPAFFIAGAISVFVSQSTVLKYFGPKAKKALAYGVASISGTILAVCSCTVLPLFSGIYRRGAGLGPATTFLYSGPAINIMAIILTAKVLGWELGVARAVGAIFFSIIIGLLMHLIFIKEERQRQVENNSLELDEEEETRSIKQNIVYLFTMVGILIFANFARPNSSDTLIFRIIFTLKWYITGTLLLFLSFILRKWFQKKEIREWVDATWIFAKQILPLLLIGVFVAGFLLGRPGYEGFIPNKFVVTLVGGNTFFANFFASLVAAFMYFATLTEIPILQGLIGSGMGKGPALALLLAGPALSLPSMLVIKSVIGWKKTIVYVSLVVIMATISGFIFGLL
- a CDS encoding M48 family metalloprotease — protein: MSKDIFNKIRLEKEQEVSEFLESAWNASLINRIFNSQDQNKDDFLYLTSYFKGYYLPLSTTVGSEIFSLFYGLAKKIGFSDKEVKCFIVSHPDLNAFSLYSNDASIPHIIALNSKLFDVFNQNELAFVIAHELAHLFYKHSYIDSTYGFLYPQEGEKRCPLLLFNSYLFWQKLAEISADRLALFLIGDLETSIRAIVKLSSGLADKHLKLNISSIIDFAVENFKDMNANQMEYFANKMNTEHPANPMRIVALNRFYNSGVMKRILEGGKNEERDCLLDGLDEELTEKLERYPANEEESTLLFFVIAAGIMIMNACEGFSENGFYYLSNFASNYYLFSMDLIQNMMEDKNLQETMEENAKIIREKYPELKYHVVAILVELMLSDKRITDEGEKMLTDIALEHLQFDPRVLNDILVEKLKFFFRPFEE